Proteins encoded by one window of Collimonas fungivorans:
- a CDS encoding OmpW/AlkL family protein — MKKQFNVLPKLAALSVLAACAAPAMAQQAGDNIVNFGWAHIGLNQSSEPLKLGTITVPNSGAHVSNADTAILQMTHFFTDNIAVTADLGIPPKFKLSGEGSLNGLGQLGTATQWSPAILAKYYFGDANSQFRPYVGAGAAYVWYSNIKLTNSLTGLLAGGDPGASTSADLSSSFVPVANIGIAYNFDKNWSANFSLSYVPLDTKADLSTRHSNGTTTHATTKITLNPLVSVLTVGYKF; from the coding sequence ATGAAAAAACAATTCAACGTATTGCCGAAACTGGCTGCGCTGTCCGTACTGGCAGCATGCGCGGCTCCCGCCATGGCGCAACAGGCTGGCGATAATATCGTCAATTTCGGCTGGGCGCACATCGGACTGAACCAGTCCAGCGAACCGCTGAAGCTCGGGACCATCACGGTGCCAAACAGCGGCGCGCATGTTTCCAACGCCGATACCGCGATCCTGCAGATGACCCATTTCTTTACCGACAATATCGCTGTCACTGCGGATCTGGGCATTCCGCCGAAATTCAAGCTGAGCGGCGAAGGTTCCCTCAACGGCCTCGGCCAACTGGGCACGGCGACGCAGTGGAGCCCGGCGATCTTGGCGAAATATTATTTCGGCGACGCTAACAGCCAGTTCCGTCCTTATGTCGGCGCCGGTGCCGCATACGTCTGGTATTCGAATATCAAGCTGACCAACAGCCTGACAGGACTTCTTGCCGGCGGCGATCCTGGTGCTTCCACCAGTGCTGACCTGAGCAGTTCTTTCGTGCCGGTCGCGAACATCGGTATTGCCTATAATTTCGACAAGAACTGGTCCGCCAATTTCTCCCTGTCGTATGTTCCGCTGGACACCAAGGCTGATCTGAGCACCCGCCACAGCAATGGAACAACGACCCACGCGACTACCAAAATCACTCTGAATCCTTTGGTTTCGGTGCTGACCGTCGGCTACAAGTTCTAA
- a CDS encoding L-threonylcarbamoyladenylate synthase, with protein sequence MKAPVIDLQAIRLAARKLEAGALVAFPTETVYGLGADAENPAAVASIYAAKGRPSNHPVIVHVAPEADIAYWVESVPPQAQALIAAFWPGPLTLILPRAAHIPDQVSGGQSSVGLRCPSHPVAQALLREFKGGKGGIAGPSANKFGHVSPTTAQHVRDEFDTEGDSPIACILDGGQSEVGIESTIIDLSRIASHGPVLLRPGHISAAQIGAVLGVAVQAADAAAPRASGTLESHYAPRTPVLLVASAQLAGTLQQMHQAGQSLALISYSALTTGMPSLAAQFPMAAEAQAYAHDLYAALRNMDHAAADLIVVETPPSSQAWQGVNDRLRRAAHDSSAVLAGFKK encoded by the coding sequence ATGAAAGCCCCGGTCATCGATCTGCAGGCAATCCGGCTGGCCGCGCGCAAGCTGGAAGCCGGCGCGCTGGTCGCGTTCCCTACCGAAACGGTGTATGGGCTGGGCGCCGATGCCGAGAATCCGGCGGCGGTGGCCAGCATCTACGCCGCCAAGGGACGTCCATCGAATCATCCGGTGATCGTCCATGTTGCTCCGGAAGCGGACATCGCTTACTGGGTTGAGTCGGTGCCGCCGCAGGCGCAAGCGCTGATCGCTGCTTTCTGGCCGGGACCGCTGACGCTGATCTTGCCGCGCGCCGCGCATATCCCGGATCAGGTCTCGGGCGGTCAAAGCTCGGTCGGCTTGCGTTGCCCGTCGCATCCGGTGGCGCAGGCCTTGTTGCGTGAGTTCAAGGGCGGCAAGGGCGGCATTGCCGGCCCTTCGGCGAACAAATTCGGCCATGTCAGCCCGACCACGGCACAGCACGTGCGCGACGAATTCGACACGGAAGGCGACAGTCCGATCGCCTGCATCCTGGATGGCGGCCAGAGCGAAGTCGGCATCGAGTCGACCATCATCGATTTATCCCGTATCGCTTCGCATGGGCCGGTGCTGCTGCGGCCCGGCCATATCAGCGCCGCACAAATCGGCGCGGTGCTGGGAGTTGCGGTGCAAGCCGCCGACGCCGCCGCTCCGCGCGCCTCAGGCACGCTGGAGTCGCACTATGCGCCGCGCACGCCGGTGCTGCTGGTGGCTTCAGCGCAGCTGGCAGGCACCTTGCAGCAAATGCACCAGGCTGGACAGAGCCTGGCGCTGATCAGCTATTCGGCGCTGACAACTGGCATGCCGTCCCTGGCCGCGCAATTTCCCATGGCTGCTGAGGCCCAGGCTTATGCCCACGATCTTTATGCGGCACTGCGCAATATGGATCACGCCGCGGCTGACCTGATCGTGGTGGAAACGCCGCCGTCCAGCCAGGCCTGGCAGGGCGTCAACGATCGTTTACGCCGTGCCGCGCACGATTCCTCTGCCGTCCTGGCAGGTTTCAAAAAATAA